In the genome of Salvelinus namaycush isolate Seneca unplaced genomic scaffold, SaNama_1.0 Scaffold1545, whole genome shotgun sequence, one region contains:
- the LOC120037012 gene encoding ectonucleoside triphosphate diphosphohydrolase 1-like produces the protein MRTTFAVNAETKGKNAWHKAVIIITVLGITAIVALVTTAVLQNKPLLQKYKYGIVLDAGSSHTAVYIYEWPAEKDNDTGRVQQTHACKVEGAGISSYSVFPGQAGASLKSCMKEAERLIPLSRHHETPLYLGATAGMRLLRRRAETDWPEPLLPNGV, from the exons ATGAGGACAACCTTTGCTGTAAACGCAG aGACGAAAGGAAAGAACGCCTGGCATAAGGCTGTGATCATCATCACTGTGCTTGGTATCACAGCGATAGTTGCCCTGGTGACAACAGCAGTGTTGCAGAACAAGCCTCTCCTACAGAAGTACAAG taTGGGATCGTCCTGGATGCTGGCTCCTCACATACAGCAGTGTATATCTACGAGTGGCCGGCAGAGAAGGATAACGACACTGGAAGAGTGCAGCAGACACACGCCTGCAAAGTCgaag GTGCTGGTATCTCCAGCTACTCTGTGTTTCCAGGGCAGGCAGGGGCGTCTCTGAAGAGCTGTATGAAGGAAGCAGAGCGCCTCATCCCCCTAAGCAGGCACCACGAGACCCCCCTCTACCTGGGGGCCACCGCCGGAATGAGGCTGCTCAG GAGGAGAGCTGAAACTGACTGGCCAGAACCACTACTACCCAACGGTGTTTAG